The following proteins come from a genomic window of Triticum aestivum cultivar Chinese Spring chromosome 6A, IWGSC CS RefSeq v2.1, whole genome shotgun sequence:
- the LOC123132071 gene encoding pentatricopeptide repeat-containing protein At4g04790, mitochondrial produces MWKRLLETTKKVAAAAPELATRKRPSTSRGPAVSLATAVSRASLLRLKQAAASKKTTLPSSLPHALANDGEEEDNSRDFTKEILSILNGPDDAEESGATEALPEESEDDVDAIGNKILDMEWFAGSQPSNAMMHLQKEVAREKKKRYIFRNTESRRFTRLMRMCADKLGTESALEFFGRLGRDTGPKEFNALIRVCLEKARACGDIDSAVEHIFRAYRLFEMMKYRGFQIEEDSYGPFLLYLVDVELLEEFEMFSAFFRDANPRSCSRIPYYEMLLLIRAQDEESIRELCRSVEDCSEEADYCIAESYMLAFAESNRKMDFVTFLELLDPTKVLGSKYISSIFKYMGRLKLENHAEKFLQKMTSKEYSDVKVSSLIFDYAANIPSIEAEDVISLFNKWQEKFKVAPSVGVYDRIISFCCSSSKISLALDVAECLCKSNPSVPIELLNPIINVCEQGYELHMARPLYNLMSLYKLKLKPETFRSMISLCVKMKDFEGAYTILTDAEESGETSTVSLYNVIMAGYFREKNHNGAQMVMSQMQIAGVKPDSETFSYLISNCDCEEKISKYLDELRRDGVQMTKHAYMALINAYSRLGNFDMAKQVAQDKEIPPKCLSEVRSALVGALASNGKVSDGLELFDEIKQSGGYLEPKAAIALIEHTQTEDQLDRLYQLLEEVSDPGMWFDGCGRVLQYCVQHNHPDAAVDLLKQLKETNEMSTYMIVDQVFCQIWEMEPVNLDVGMELLRAVKELGLNVSRTSLDFLLSACVKAKDSQRAQQIWEEYESSGLPHNVLTSLRMYQALLSSAQRSTTKKSAEWSAAKKLYKTIPKEDPHVCCILDSCKITYNRKCGKRKAATKPSPGKQEV; encoded by the exons ATGTGGAAGCGCCTCCTGGAGACGACCAAGAAGgtggccgccgccgcgcccgagctCGCAACCCGGAAGcgcccctcaaccagccgcggccCCGCCGTCTCCCTGGCCACCGCGGTCTCCCGCGCCTCCCTCCTCCGACTCAAGCAGGCTGCCGCCTCCAAGAAGACCACCTTGCCCTCCTCCCTCCCCCACGCGCTCGCCAACG atggggaggaggaggacaACTCCCGTGATTTCACCAAGGAGATCCTGTCCATATTGAACG GTCCTGATGATGCGGAAGAGTCCGGTGCCACGGAGGCGCTGCCGGAGGAGTCCGAAGACGACGTGGACGCCATCGGCAACAAGATACTGGACATGGAGTGGTTTGCAGGATCGCAGCCGAGTAACGCGATGATGCACCTGCAGAAGGAGGTGgcaagggagaagaagaagcgCTACATCTTCAGGAACACGGAGAGCCGCCGCTTCACGAGGCTGATGCGGATGTGCGCCGACAAGCTTGGCACCGAGTCTGCACTCGAGTTCTTCGGGAGGCTGGGGAGGGATACCGGTCCCAAGGAGTTCAATGCATTGATTAGGGTTTGCTTGGAAAAGGCAAGGGCCTGCGGGGACATTGACTCAGCAGTGGAACATATTTTTCGGGCATATCGGCTTTTTGAGATGATGAAATATAGGGGGTTTCAGATCGAGGAAGACAGCTACGGGCCATTTCTCTTGTACCTGGTGGATGTGGAGTTGTTGGAGGAATTTGAGATGTTCAGTGCATTTTTTAGGGATGCGAACCCACGGTCCTGCTCCAGGATACCTTATTATGAGATGTTGCTCTTGATTCGAGCTCAAGATGAAGAAAGCATTCGAGAACTTTGTCGCTCTGTTGAAGACTGCAgtgaggaagctgattattgcatAGCAG AAAGCTATATGCTGGCCTTTGCTGAAAGCAACAGAAAGATGGATTTTGTCACGTTCTTGGAATTACTTGACCCAACAAAAGTTTTAGGGTCGAAGTACATATCCAGTATATTCAAGTATATGGGTAGGCTCAAACTGGAGAACCATGCTGAGAAATTTCTTCAGAAGATGACGTCAAAAG AATACTCCGATGTAAAAGTTTCATCCTTAATTTTTGACTATGCTGCAAATATACCGAGTATAGAG GCTGAAGATGTTATATCATTGTTTAATAAATGGCAAGAGAAGTTTAAGGTAGCACCTTCTGTTGGTGTATATGACAGGATCATCTCTTTTTGCTGCAGTTCATCGAAG ATCAGCTTAGCTCTTGATGTGGCTGAGTGCCTTTGTAAATCCAATCCCAGTGTGCCGATTGAATTGCTCAATCCAATAATAAATGTCTGTGAGCAAGGCTACGAGCTTCACATG GCTCGTCCGTTATATAATTTGATGAGTCTCTACAAGTTGAAATTGAAACCCGAAACTTTCAGGAGCATGATAAGTTTATGTGTAAAAATGAAAGAT TTTGAAGGTGCTTACACTATACTCACAGATGCAGAAGAATCTGGGGAGACGTCCACCGTAAGCCTGTATAATGTTATTATGGCTGGATATTTTAGAGAG AAAAATCACAATGGAGCACAAATGGTCATGTCGCAAATGCAGATTGCTGGAGTAAAACCAGACTCTGAAACATTCAGTTATTTGATCTCAAACTGTGATTGTGAGGAGAAAATATCAAAG TACCTGGATGAACTAAGGCGAGATGGAGTTCAAATGACCAAGCATGCATATATGGCACTAATTAACGCATATTCAAGACTTGGGAATTTTGACATGGCCAAACAG GTTGCCCAGGATAAGGAAATACCACCTAAGTGCCTCAGTGAAGTAAGAAGCGCGCTTGTAGGAGCGCTTGCATCGAATGGGAAGGTATCAGATGGACTTGAATTGTTTGACGAAATCAAGCAATCCGGAGGCTACCTTGAACCAAAGGCTGCAATAGCCCTGATT GAGCATACTCAAACAGAAGACCAGCTGGATAGACTGTATCAACTTCTGGAGGAGGTGAGCGACCCAGGCATGTGGTTTGATGGGTGCGGCAGAGTGCTTCAATACTGTGTTCAGCACAATCACCCCGA TGCCGCTGTTGATTTACTTAAGCAACTGAAGGAGACAAATGAAATGAGTACATACATGATTGTTGATCAG GTCTTCTGCCAAATATGGGAAATGGAGCCTGTAAATTTGGATGTTGGAATGGAGCTTCTCCGTGCTGTCAAAGAGCTCGGGCTAAATGTTTCTCGGACAAGCCTTGATTTTCTTCTCAGCGCATGTGTAAAGGCAAAGGATTCACAACGTGCCCAGCAGATCTGGGAAGAATATGAATCCTCTGGCCTTCCACACAACGTGTTGACTTCCTTGAG GATGTACCAGGCTCTTCTTTCGTCTGCCCAGAGGTCGACAACTAAGAAGTCTGCCGAGTGGTCGGCAGCAAAGAAGTTGTACAAAACAATACCAAAGGAGGATCCTCATGTGTGCTGCATACTAGATTCTTGCAAAATAACATATAACAGGAAGTGCGGTAAACGTAAAGCTGCCACTAAGCCCAGTCCAGGAAAACAAGAGGTATAA
- the LOC123132072 gene encoding cyclin-T1-1 isoform X1, producing the protein MAEGGERGRSWYLSKEEIEEGSPSRKDGMPAAREAQLRSVYSSYIRDVGRRLGVPDITIATGTVLCHRFYLHQSLLKNEWQTVATACIFLASKIEDTPCQLGRVVTVAHETMYKRKPDAARRIKQKEVLEKRKDLILMGEALLLSTIRFDFNIQHPYEPLNLALKNLGISQKEVKQAAINLINDTLRTTLVVQFKPHYIAAGALHLAAKFHDVTLPSEQGKVWWHQFDVAPRQLQAAIQQMKQVFNERNQRPAGPAIGPIPAPAPVEKQQAVRFPKPALVAKQQTLSLPKPAPVAKQQALSLLKPAPVEEQQAVSFPKPAPVAKQQTVSSQKPAPVEEHQTVSSPKPAPLEEQQTVSSMKPALVEEQQTVSFPKPAAVEEQQSVSLPKPALVKKEQTASSLKPALVKKEQTVSSLKPALVKKEQTVSSLKPALVKKEQTVSSLKPALVKKEQTASSLKPAPADNQQTASSPKPAPVEKEQAVSSLKPALVKKEQTASSLKPAAEKQQTASSPKPAPAEKQQTVSSPKPAPVEKQQIISFPKPVLKYTYSRRGLRNTAAPTVTPTPTLVKKQQKISTPDGPVSHAFSPRGVLNGPTSAPTITPNPMKKQQALSTLDSVLRQAHPSVGGVKRTRSPAQDKALVKKQKIISAPNSVVRHARPSVVVVRPTGSPARARTPVKKSQIISAQDSVPRHTRPSVGGERRPSTAPAPAPASALARKQPTISTPDSVMRHTDPSRNEDSKPLRMHVDHSLSRTAKDGRLEKPSFQAALNADHGHHVGSRPKDVNMTRVPNLVGQKRRIQETAGQPPAPADRCAGDASRRPQLPSLIVAPPSWKKQKIDV; encoded by the exons ATGGCGGAGGGGGGCGAGCGGGGGCGCTCGTGGTACCTCAGCAAGGAGGAGATCGAGGAAGGCTCGCCGTCCAGGAAGGACGGCATGCCCGCCGCCAGGGAGGCCCAGCTCCGGTCCGTCTACTCCAGCTACATCCGCGACGTCGGACGCAGGCTCGGGGT GCCCGACATCACAATCGCGACGGGCACCGTGCTGTGCCACCGCTTCTATCTCCACCAGTCCCTGCTCAAGAACGAGTGGCAG ACTGTTGCAACTGCTTGCATCTTTCTTGCTTCGAAGATTGAAGACACTCCTTGCCAATTAGGACGTGTCGTTACTGTGGCACATGAAACAATGTATAAGAGAAAACCTGATGCTGCTCGCAGAATCAAACAGAAG GAGGTCCTTGAGAAGCGGAAGGACCTAATTTTGATGGGGGAGGCACTATTGCTTTCAACCATCAGGTTTGATTTCAATATACAGCATCCTTATGAGCCACTAAATCTCGCTCTCAAGAATCTGGGGATCTCCCAGAAGGAAGTGAAACAAGCTGCAATAAATCTCATAAATGATAC GCTTCGGACTACATTGGTAGTGCAATTTAAACCACACTACATAGCTGCTGGAGCTCTCCATCTTGCCGCCAAGTTTCATGATGTTACACTCCCTTCTGAACAAGGAAAAGTATGGTGGCATCAATTCGATGTTGCTCCAAGGCAGTTGCAAG CTGCTATCCAGCAAATGAAACAGGTCTTTAATGAAAGAAACCAACGCCCTGCGGGTCCTGCTATCGGGCCCATTCCAGCTCCAGCTCCGGTGGAGAAACAGCAGGCAGTAAGATTCCCGAAGCCAGCTCTGGTGGCAAAACAGCAGACACTAAGCTTGCCAAAGCCAGCTCCGGTGGCAAAACAGCAGGCACTAAGCTTACTGAAGCCAGCTCCAGTGGAGGAACAGCAGGCTGTAAGCTTCCCGAAGCCAGCTCCAGTGGCAAAACAGCAGACAGTAAGCTCCCAGAAGCCTGCTCCGGTGGAGGAACATCAGACAGTAAGCTCCCCAAAGCCTGCTCCATTGGAGGAACAGCAGACAGTAAGCTCCATGAAGCCAGCTCTGGTGGAGGAACAGCAGACAGTAAGCTTCCCGAAGCCTGCTGCGGTGGAGGAACAGCAGTCAGTAAGCTTACCCAAGCCTGCTTTGGTGAAGAAAGAGCAGACAGCAAGCTCCCTGAAGCCTGCTTTGGTGAAGAAAGAACAGACAGTAAGCTCCCTGAAGCCTGCTTTGGTGAAGAAAGAGCAGACAGTAAGCTCCCTGAAGCCTGCTTTGGTGAAGAAAGAACAGACAGTAAGCTCCCTGAAGCCTGCTTTGGTGAAGAAAGAGCAGACAGCAAGCTCCCTGAAGCCTGCTCCGGCGGATAACCAGCAGACAGCAAGCTCCCCTAAGCCTGCTCCGGTGGAGAAAGAGCAGGCAGTAAGCTCCCTGAAGCCTGCTTTGGTGAAGAAAGAGCAGACAGCAAGCTCCCTGAAGCCTGCAGCGGAGAAACAGCAGACAGCAAGCTCCCCGAAGCCTGCTCCGGCGGAGAAACAGCAGACAGTAAGCTCCCCGAAGCCTGCTCCGGTGGAGAAACAGCAGATTATAAGCTTCCCAAAGCCTGTTCTGAAGTATACATATTCAAGGAGAGGCCTAAGAAACACTGCAGCTCCAACTgtaactccaactccaactctggTGAAGAAACAGCAGAAAATAAGCACCCCAGATGGCCCTGTTTCGCATGCCTTCTCTCCAAGGGGAGTCCTAAATGGACCCACTTCAGCTCCAACTATAACTCCAAACCCAATGAAAAAACAGCAGGCATTAAGCACCCTAGACTCTGTTCTGAGGCAAGCACACCCTTCAGTTGGAGGAGTGAAGCGCACTAGATCTCCAGCTCAAGATAAAGCCCTGGTGAAGAAACAGAAGATAATAAGCGCCCCAAACTCTGTTGTGAGGCATGCACGCCCTTCAGTTGTAGTAGTGAGGCCCACTGGATCTCCAGCTCGAGCTAGAACCCCGGTGAAGAAATCGCAGATAATAAGTGCCCAAGACTCTGTTCCGAGGCATACTCGCCCTTCAGTCGGCGGCGAAAGAAGGCCCAGTacagctccagctccagctcctgCTAGTGCTCTGGCAAGGAAACAGCCAACAATAAGCACCCCAGACTCTGTTATGAGGCATACAGATCCTTCAAGGAATGAAGATAGCAAGCCACTGCGAATGCATGTGGATCATAGCTTGAGTAGAACTGCCAAAGATGGTAGGCTGGAGAAGCCATCTTTCCAGGCAGCTCTAAACGCCGATCATGGCCACCATGTCGGCAGCAGACCTAAAGATGTAAATATGACAAGGGTCCCAAACTTGGTCGGACAGAAGAGAAGGATCCAGGAGACTGCTGGACAGCCTCCTGCTCCGGCTGATAGATGTGCTGGAGATGCTTCGAGGAGGCCGCAGCTTCCAAGTTTGATCGTCGCCCCGCCGTCCTGGAAGAAACAGAAGATCGATGTTTAA
- the LOC123132072 gene encoding serine/arginine repetitive matrix protein 1 isoform X2, with translation MYKRKPDAARRIKQKEVLEKRKDLILMGEALLLSTIRFDFNIQHPYEPLNLALKNLGISQKEVKQAAINLINDTLRTTLVVQFKPHYIAAGALHLAAKFHDVTLPSEQGKVWWHQFDVAPRQLQAAIQQMKQVFNERNQRPAGPAIGPIPAPAPVEKQQAVRFPKPALVAKQQTLSLPKPAPVAKQQALSLLKPAPVEEQQAVSFPKPAPVAKQQTVSSQKPAPVEEHQTVSSPKPAPLEEQQTVSSMKPALVEEQQTVSFPKPAAVEEQQSVSLPKPALVKKEQTASSLKPALVKKEQTVSSLKPALVKKEQTVSSLKPALVKKEQTVSSLKPALVKKEQTASSLKPAPADNQQTASSPKPAPVEKEQAVSSLKPALVKKEQTASSLKPAAEKQQTASSPKPAPAEKQQTVSSPKPAPVEKQQIISFPKPVLKYTYSRRGLRNTAAPTVTPTPTLVKKQQKISTPDGPVSHAFSPRGVLNGPTSAPTITPNPMKKQQALSTLDSVLRQAHPSVGGVKRTRSPAQDKALVKKQKIISAPNSVVRHARPSVVVVRPTGSPARARTPVKKSQIISAQDSVPRHTRPSVGGERRPSTAPAPAPASALARKQPTISTPDSVMRHTDPSRNEDSKPLRMHVDHSLSRTAKDGRLEKPSFQAALNADHGHHVGSRPKDVNMTRVPNLVGQKRRIQETAGQPPAPADRCAGDASRRPQLPSLIVAPPSWKKQKIDV, from the exons ATGTATAAGAGAAAACCTGATGCTGCTCGCAGAATCAAACAGAAG GAGGTCCTTGAGAAGCGGAAGGACCTAATTTTGATGGGGGAGGCACTATTGCTTTCAACCATCAGGTTTGATTTCAATATACAGCATCCTTATGAGCCACTAAATCTCGCTCTCAAGAATCTGGGGATCTCCCAGAAGGAAGTGAAACAAGCTGCAATAAATCTCATAAATGATAC GCTTCGGACTACATTGGTAGTGCAATTTAAACCACACTACATAGCTGCTGGAGCTCTCCATCTTGCCGCCAAGTTTCATGATGTTACACTCCCTTCTGAACAAGGAAAAGTATGGTGGCATCAATTCGATGTTGCTCCAAGGCAGTTGCAAG CTGCTATCCAGCAAATGAAACAGGTCTTTAATGAAAGAAACCAACGCCCTGCGGGTCCTGCTATCGGGCCCATTCCAGCTCCAGCTCCGGTGGAGAAACAGCAGGCAGTAAGATTCCCGAAGCCAGCTCTGGTGGCAAAACAGCAGACACTAAGCTTGCCAAAGCCAGCTCCGGTGGCAAAACAGCAGGCACTAAGCTTACTGAAGCCAGCTCCAGTGGAGGAACAGCAGGCTGTAAGCTTCCCGAAGCCAGCTCCAGTGGCAAAACAGCAGACAGTAAGCTCCCAGAAGCCTGCTCCGGTGGAGGAACATCAGACAGTAAGCTCCCCAAAGCCTGCTCCATTGGAGGAACAGCAGACAGTAAGCTCCATGAAGCCAGCTCTGGTGGAGGAACAGCAGACAGTAAGCTTCCCGAAGCCTGCTGCGGTGGAGGAACAGCAGTCAGTAAGCTTACCCAAGCCTGCTTTGGTGAAGAAAGAGCAGACAGCAAGCTCCCTGAAGCCTGCTTTGGTGAAGAAAGAACAGACAGTAAGCTCCCTGAAGCCTGCTTTGGTGAAGAAAGAGCAGACAGTAAGCTCCCTGAAGCCTGCTTTGGTGAAGAAAGAACAGACAGTAAGCTCCCTGAAGCCTGCTTTGGTGAAGAAAGAGCAGACAGCAAGCTCCCTGAAGCCTGCTCCGGCGGATAACCAGCAGACAGCAAGCTCCCCTAAGCCTGCTCCGGTGGAGAAAGAGCAGGCAGTAAGCTCCCTGAAGCCTGCTTTGGTGAAGAAAGAGCAGACAGCAAGCTCCCTGAAGCCTGCAGCGGAGAAACAGCAGACAGCAAGCTCCCCGAAGCCTGCTCCGGCGGAGAAACAGCAGACAGTAAGCTCCCCGAAGCCTGCTCCGGTGGAGAAACAGCAGATTATAAGCTTCCCAAAGCCTGTTCTGAAGTATACATATTCAAGGAGAGGCCTAAGAAACACTGCAGCTCCAACTgtaactccaactccaactctggTGAAGAAACAGCAGAAAATAAGCACCCCAGATGGCCCTGTTTCGCATGCCTTCTCTCCAAGGGGAGTCCTAAATGGACCCACTTCAGCTCCAACTATAACTCCAAACCCAATGAAAAAACAGCAGGCATTAAGCACCCTAGACTCTGTTCTGAGGCAAGCACACCCTTCAGTTGGAGGAGTGAAGCGCACTAGATCTCCAGCTCAAGATAAAGCCCTGGTGAAGAAACAGAAGATAATAAGCGCCCCAAACTCTGTTGTGAGGCATGCACGCCCTTCAGTTGTAGTAGTGAGGCCCACTGGATCTCCAGCTCGAGCTAGAACCCCGGTGAAGAAATCGCAGATAATAAGTGCCCAAGACTCTGTTCCGAGGCATACTCGCCCTTCAGTCGGCGGCGAAAGAAGGCCCAGTacagctccagctccagctcctgCTAGTGCTCTGGCAAGGAAACAGCCAACAATAAGCACCCCAGACTCTGTTATGAGGCATACAGATCCTTCAAGGAATGAAGATAGCAAGCCACTGCGAATGCATGTGGATCATAGCTTGAGTAGAACTGCCAAAGATGGTAGGCTGGAGAAGCCATCTTTCCAGGCAGCTCTAAACGCCGATCATGGCCACCATGTCGGCAGCAGACCTAAAGATGTAAATATGACAAGGGTCCCAAACTTGGTCGGACAGAAGAGAAGGATCCAGGAGACTGCTGGACAGCCTCCTGCTCCGGCTGATAGATGTGCTGGAGATGCTTCGAGGAGGCCGCAGCTTCCAAGTTTGATCGTCGCCCCGCCGTCCTGGAAGAAACAGAAGATCGATGTTTAA